The genomic window AGAGAGAGCCCAGAACCTGAGAATACAGCAGGTACAGCTGCTCCTTGCTGGCCCAAGCAACTCTATTTGAAGACGTGCCACTTCAGGGACCTGGATTATGACAATCTCAAGATCAAATCAATCTGTTCCTGAACGCGCAGATTGTCCTGGTGTTTCTGTAGCTGTCAAAGAACAATCCTGAACTGAGGCACTCATCTGATCAGACAGTGCTTCAGCACAGATTTGTCTTCAGCTTGACACATCGATATGAAGAGGAAGCAATTCTTCAAAGCAACCTCTCAAGCAGGTATTACATGTTTCAAAGACCAGAACTGGTCTCAGGCAGGGACAGATTCTCCTTCATTCAGCAAAATCAGCAGCTCAAAAATCATCAGGGACAGAGATGTAGCCAGGAATTGCTCACTGAACTTCAACATCAAGGCTCATCACATGGTTGGTACCTCTCAGTGCTGCTACCTAGAAGGCTCACCCGGGCAGGTTTCATACCGCATGTCACTCGGGTTGCACAGACACACGACACACCCAGctgtttccttgattttgtcTTGGAGTGAATCTCCTCTGCGTCGTCCAGCACCAAATTCATGTACTCGTCAAAGCCCTAGAAATCAGCAACAGTGGCAATTAGTTCAGCAACAACACAAACCATCGTCAGCTTTGCTGACCCAGGCTGGACAATGAAGACTAATTGTTAGAGAAGcacgatttcttttttcccttgggctagtttttcttgacaagaaaaaataggattgtgaatgagggaaaacaaactaacgAGGTAACAGGGGGTCGTGCTGACACTCATGATGATGCAGCCTTCTATCCGCATGTTCACTTGCTCGTAAAGCCACACCTGGATCCTCGACCTCTGCAGAACGAAGGAGGAGAGTAATCGGGAACACAaatgtgataaattagcggctgtttgttcattgtctttaaaaggaattcagagaatctgctgagaagataaggttttgcaatttatgaccttgttaagggggaagactaagcaagtagatagtggggagggggtgttggataaacgtccttggtaaaacaaagactctgtgaaatactgtttgctgctttactacccttgaacacgagcacaaggcatgatcattgaaagaaacagaacgaactgcacagcttcagaagattcaacaagtcctgacaagccaaACTTGGATGCTGACAAGCcgaacttggatgctataaaatggcgacactgaaaagggaaagttgcgtgctgtgatggagcggagactccccagccgcccagcgctgttttgcttgtacctgcttacttaattaataaattatcttcgatagaccagaaaattgcgtggtctcgcttataacaaatttggtgccgtgactcggatgaAGGCAAATTGACTGAGGACCCTTTCGGGGGAGGCACCCCGCCGATTTCGGCGGCCCCTGGAACGGAAAGCCTCACTCGAGCCCTTCACCGACGAACCCTAaaattaggcacaagcaaataaaaccggtaaccccaagcaatctttgtgcacgaagaccgaacgaagacccacggggtgggtaagtataggccggtgatccgttcggttggggttggtgatcccggagtgcgtctgtgtgagacgtccaattgcggacgaagtgagtgcggacccctcagtagtgcggttcccacatcccacgagggactgggccacgacaAGGGGGAAgcggctgtgtgtgtgtgaaggcactccggaagatgggacagaagaagagtaagccttctggtcccatgggtggggtaatgcctagtgctaggttgccccctattcccccagatagtccactggggttaatgattaagaattggagtgattccccttttaggcggggaaaggataaagtaaaaatgattcattattgtgttgaagtttgggaaggtaggcaaattattggcCCATATCTAGGtcgtttgaagactgggtttgtcAAGCcttaaatgtttatgtaaatgcaaaggaacctttttgtttagaggagagcGAATACGTGAGCCTTtggattggctcagagaatcgagttaatctgtaccctctgtaccctttaaaagaaaaaggaggggcaaaattaccaattgtggagcaagagataaagtacctgggtcaccagttaagtaaggggACTAAGAAGTCAGACCCGggcagaatcagtggaatattggTTTTAGCGTCCCCGCGAACTAAAAGGCAGGTACGGCAACTGTTAGGATTGACCggatactgtagacaatggatagaagattacagtggaaaggttaaatttttatataacaagctgaataaggatggattactcaaatggacaaaagaagatgaggaacgactgaacaagttaaaggaggaactagtacgccccccagtgttaagcttaccagatttaaggaggccgttttgttttttttgtgaacagcgcagaaggcacggcatacggagtgctggcccaagaatgggcagggagtaaaaaacctgtggcctatttgtctaaattattggatccggttagccggggttggccaaactgtttgcaggtagtggtagctgctgccttgttagtggaagaagcacagaagatcacttttgggggggaaatcaaagtaatatctccacacaatatatgcggggtactgcaacagaaggcagagaaatggatcactgacgccagattattaaaatatgaaggaattttgatttcctctccaaaattaacattagaaacaacctccctacagaaccctgctcaatttctttatggggaaccaaatgagtccttaggacatgattgcctccaaaatatagaagagcaaacgaaattgagacctgatctagaggaagtggaattacccatcggtgaacagatatatgtggatggttcctcgagagtagtcgagggaaagcaaaaatcaggatacgcGTTAGTAAAcgggaaaacatttgagatagtggaatctggacctttgagcCCTAGCTGGTCCGCCCAAGCTTGcgagctatatgccatattgcaggccctaaaattgttgaaaaataaaagcggtacaatatatacagattcaaaatatgcttatggggtagtacatacatttggtaaaatatgggaagaaagggggctcatcaattcacaaggaaagggtttaatacatcaggaattgattacccagattttacaagctatcagagagcccaaagaaattgccgtagtacatataaaagggcatcaaaaaggcctcacccctcaggttaggggtaataatctagcagatcaggaggcaaaaagggcagcattaatgagtataagaattataagaacgaaggaagattgcccagactgtgggaaatacttaatacGTATACTTAATagttaatatataataattaatataataattaataatataatatataaataatatataataatacttaatataatacttaatactgtgggaaagacttaaaggaatttccatgttatgattgctggagtgaatggggagttgatgggattgaatgcaattgttctgaggaagaaagcccgccttataaaaactgctacaagtgcGGGCCGGCTAACTCCCTGTGGTCGAAtggacccattcccctccccttactctgtttcactattacagaagaagacaagatgacacaaatgggggttcaaaaaaaaaaacgataaagggaaatgggtactgcctgatggacgggaagtgttaccaaaatcagtagctatgagggtgctacggagatttcatgaacagatGCACTGGGGTACTCAGGCGTTGGTGGATCAATTTGCcacatattatatgtgtatagggatttataatatagcaaagaggatcgtaaatgattgcataacttgtcggagggtaaatgctcaacacatgagaaaaagggtcccGGGAGGAGGGCGAGAATTGGCACATtgaccttttgcaaagattcaattagattttactgaacttccaaaaacgggGTGATATAGATACTTATTAGTTATTGTAGaccacctcacaaactttgttgaagcattgcctacggcaagggccacagctcaaactgtggtaaagatattattagaaagcatcatacccagatatggggtaatagaagcaattgactctgatcgaggcccacactttgtgtcaaaggtatcCCGAGACACGATGAAGactctgggaattaaatgggaatatcacactccctggcatcctcagagttcgggaaaggtagaacgaatgaatggtgaaattaaaaagcaactaacaaagcttatgatagagacaaaaacctcctgggtgaaatgttcACCGCTTGCAATATTGAATATCCAGACATAGCCCCGAGCcgatgtcggaatctcaccttttgaaacgctgtatggtatgccttatgatttagagatgccatctgatcacccccaggtacaggatatccaattaaaaccttatttaatacagcttatgaaccgacggagggagttgcaagcgaaaggcttggtggctagatatagcaatccataggatacaacctggagatagggttctaattaagacatgaaAGGAAACATCTTTAACACCGCGGTGGGAaggcccctatgttgttttacttatcacagagacggctatccggacggctgagaaggggtgaacgcatgccagtcgcgtgaaaggaccgatccagaaaagcgaatgggaagcggtcgcaggccctgatgacttaaagctcacgttgaaacgaactcgataagtatggtctaactgtctatgtatcgtaaaaaaaagggggagaggggaccctgtttgatcagaaaaaggtcggggttacctgagaaactcccctgaagaacactgctgctgctgagaagaacctgcaccttgtagttcgctgcaaccgaactgacgagcgaggcagagagtgaaacggtggggaattacgtggccaggtaaagaactctggaaaatgggccctagcctttttttttttttgcgatacatagtaatgggtacgattgtttacactgttcctgggtctgcgcaccctcacaaaccttttaaatggagcctgattagatgggaagatcaccatgttgttcagcagataactactgctgggggactgataggggaggcatcatctatataaagaaggaagacactaagagtccccaacgggtgggaccaaatcagaaactgtcggggagtgttttgaggattcagcctacacaagcttttagaatgctaactccttgttgtggtttaacccggctggcagctaaacaccacacagccgttcgctcaccctcccccctccctctctgggatgggagagaggaacgggaaagtgaagccggtgagttgagataaagacagtttattaagacaggaaaataataataacaataataataatagtgataatgataatagtattaataataataatgtgtaagaaaacaagtgatgcacaatgcaattgctcaccacccgctgaccgatgcccagcctatccccgagcagccggccccccaccccggccagccacccctatatattgtttagcatgacgtcagatggtatggaatacccctttggccagtttgggtcagctgtcctgggtctgtcccctcccagctcctgctgcacccctagcctgctcgctggcaggacagagcgagaagccgaaaagtccttggcctggtgtaaacactgctctgcaacaattaaaacatcagcatgttatcagcgctcttctcatcctaatccaaaacatagcaccctaccagctactatgaggaaaaattaactctgtcctaactggaaccaggacactcctaatagccctaaaccactggaggttgctaataaatcagtaaacccggagtacaggattagaaatgaaggaGTGACTGggaataacatatggagaatcatgaatgctagttgttgaatcaaacaaatccagatgtgcctagaccttgctggttatgtcttgatataaggcccCCATATTACGACGCCActggggatctgggagagaccacccgttcaaacgaaaccgatcccccacaatgcaattggggaagggatgtaggaataacattaacggaagtaactgggaatggcagatgcgtaggcacggtccctggtgagaagttccatctatgcaatattacagaaaatgttacacaattagacaaagaaaaatggttaatagcagcagataacaccagatgggtatgttcgtctctgggggtaactccatgcttatctttgaaattgttcaactcgtctcatgatttctgtgtacaggtagtaattatcccaaggattctttaccattctgaggagtatatgtacatccaacatgctatggcaaaaaaccacttaaggaagagagagcctatTAAGGCTGTTACTTTAGCcactctgatgattctgggggctgcaggagccggaactggaattacctctctggtaaaacaaagccaagaatttacctctctacgcattgctgtagatgaggatttggcccaTATCGAGCAATCTAtatcagctttagagaaatctgtgcgATCCTTATCTGAAGTAGTACTACAAAATCGTAGGggattagatctgatttttctacaacaaggagGACTGTGTGCAGCCCTAAGAGAGGAGTGTTGTGTATATGCTGATCATACTGGAGTAGTAAGGGACACAAtgactaaattgagagaagggctagaaaaacgaaaaagggaaaatgaagccCACCACAACTGGTACgaatcctggtttaattactcaccttggctcactacactgctatcagctatagcaggacctttgttgctgctcatattTACACTAACTTTTGGACCATGTATATTCAATCAAATAATCA from Anser cygnoides isolate HZ-2024a breed goose chromosome W, Taihu_goose_T2T_genome, whole genome shotgun sequence includes these protein-coding regions:
- the LOC136788692 gene encoding small nuclear ribonucleoprotein E-like isoform X2, which translates into the protein MAYCGQGQKVQKGFDEYMNLVLDDAEEIHSKTKSRKQLGVSCVCATRVTCGMKPARINQLCKGGGKQLERTIKEDAT